In Sphingobacterium sp. PCS056, the following proteins share a genomic window:
- a CDS encoding tetratricopeptide repeat protein encodes MQQIQDILKKLFRHQHVGSDFDLKGNTTALLAKYAYLPIVELLQFKPEVTAGYREILAELDDVNVEATEILLLKGLTAIQSGSIDAANYLQQAQSVQVTPLGYSYLALHYFIHDEPEKAVQIYTKAIVDFPKEPYFYACRCILNRNLDDDEGAFYDYQVAKRLDFNYHSLLEWHEHLPYLVTLKAEQVDIQDLERSWRQNPDNMENLTKLALEYVHIYDYQQAIALYSEGLMLSSDSAEWYVYRAAIYSKLTLYVLALEDCDQALIMDKSCVSAYILRAKLYECLGKDKDALADYKKAESINPDQSVIYEERASLFERLGKDEDAIVDYSKLIALMKDDFYPYVLRADVFERLGKQEEALLDYNRAIDLNPYYSDLYQYRAAIKESLGDRIGAEADLQKFEELDEE; translated from the coding sequence ATGCAACAGATTCAAGATATACTTAAGAAATTGTTTAGGCACCAACATGTTGGTTCAGACTTTGATTTAAAGGGTAATACAACTGCTTTATTAGCAAAGTATGCTTATCTACCAATCGTAGAATTGCTTCAATTTAAACCTGAGGTCACGGCTGGATATCGAGAGATCTTAGCTGAATTGGACGATGTAAATGTAGAAGCTACAGAAATACTTTTATTGAAGGGGTTGACAGCAATACAATCTGGTTCAATTGATGCTGCAAATTATTTACAACAAGCTCAAAGTGTGCAAGTAACTCCGCTTGGTTATAGTTATTTAGCATTACACTATTTTATACATGATGAACCTGAAAAAGCAGTTCAAATTTATACCAAAGCTATCGTAGATTTTCCAAAAGAACCTTATTTTTATGCATGCCGATGTATACTGAATCGTAATTTGGATGATGATGAAGGTGCTTTTTATGATTATCAGGTGGCAAAGCGCCTTGATTTTAATTATCATAGTCTGTTAGAATGGCATGAACATCTTCCCTATTTGGTAACGCTCAAAGCGGAACAAGTAGATATCCAAGATCTCGAAAGATCTTGGAGACAAAATCCTGATAATATGGAGAATTTAACGAAGCTTGCTTTGGAATATGTTCATATTTATGATTATCAGCAAGCTATTGCTTTATATTCTGAAGGGTTAATGTTGTCATCTGATTCTGCGGAATGGTATGTCTACCGAGCAGCTATTTATAGCAAGTTGACTTTGTACGTATTGGCCTTAGAAGATTGTGATCAAGCTTTAATAATGGATAAGTCTTGTGTGTCAGCTTATATTTTACGTGCAAAATTGTATGAATGCCTAGGGAAGGATAAGGATGCGTTAGCCGATTATAAAAAAGCAGAGTCCATAAATCCAGATCAATCAGTTATATACGAGGAGCGGGCTTCGCTGTTTGAAAGATTGGGAAAAGACGAAGATGCAATCGTTGATTATTCTAAATTGATCGCTCTGATGAAAGATGACTTCTATCCATATGTACTTCGTGCAGATGTATTTGAACGTTTGGGTAAGCAGGAGGAGGCTTTACTCGATTATAATCGGGCTATTGATCTCAATCCATACTACTCGGACCTTTACCAATACCGTGCTGCGATTAAGGAATCCTTAGGTGATAGAATCGGAGCTGAAGCAGATTTACAAAAGTTTGAAGAATTGGATGAGGAGTAG
- the lysA gene encoding diaminopimelate decarboxylase, with translation MKNENIKNQFIGKETPFYYYDLNVLEDTLDAAYEASSKRGFHVHFALKSNFNSRLLEMIQSKGFGADCVSGNEVQQAIDAGFNAKMITFAGVGKSDKEINLALEHDIFAFNVESIQELEVINDLAEVKGRKAKVALRINPNVDAHTHHYITTGLDENKFGVTNAELERAAAVIRKCENIELIGLHFHIGSQITDMNVFKSLCVKVNEWKNWFEERGVAIKVLNVGGGLGVDYHHPDTNAIPDFETYFDIFDKFLERTAQQEVHFELGRALVAQCGSLISKVLYVKNGVKKNFLILDAGMTELMRPALYQAFHKIEKLDAATSKEFVNYDVVGPICESSDCFGKEVTLPESKRGDLIAIRTAGAYGEVMASRYNLREEIRYVYSDELV, from the coding sequence ATGAAAAATGAAAATATAAAAAATCAGTTCATAGGAAAAGAAACTCCTTTTTATTATTATGATCTGAACGTATTGGAAGATACGTTGGATGCAGCATATGAGGCATCCAGTAAACGTGGATTTCATGTACATTTTGCGTTGAAATCAAATTTTAATAGTAGATTACTTGAAATGATCCAAAGCAAGGGCTTTGGTGCCGATTGCGTAAGTGGTAATGAGGTGCAACAAGCCATTGATGCAGGGTTTAATGCAAAGATGATCACTTTTGCTGGAGTAGGAAAGTCTGACAAAGAGATAAATTTAGCATTAGAGCACGATATTTTTGCTTTCAATGTAGAGTCTATTCAGGAGTTAGAAGTTATCAATGATTTAGCTGAAGTAAAGGGACGTAAAGCGAAGGTAGCTTTGCGAATCAATCCCAATGTCGATGCACATACTCATCATTATATCACTACAGGTTTGGATGAAAATAAATTTGGTGTAACAAATGCTGAATTAGAAAGAGCAGCTGCTGTAATACGGAAATGTGAAAATATTGAACTCATTGGACTTCATTTTCATATTGGTTCTCAAATAACGGATATGAATGTATTTAAGAGCTTGTGTGTAAAGGTAAATGAGTGGAAGAACTGGTTTGAGGAACGTGGTGTAGCTATCAAAGTATTGAACGTAGGGGGAGGGCTTGGAGTAGATTATCATCATCCAGATACCAATGCTATACCTGATTTTGAAACGTATTTTGATATTTTTGATAAGTTTTTGGAAAGAACTGCGCAACAAGAAGTTCACTTTGAGCTGGGGCGAGCTTTGGTAGCACAATGTGGTTCTTTAATTAGTAAAGTACTTTATGTGAAGAATGGTGTAAAGAAGAATTTCTTGATTTTGGATGCTGGAATGACCGAATTAATGCGCCCGGCCTTGTACCAAGCTTTTCATAAAATCGAAAAATTGGATGCTGCTACTTCGAAGGAATTTGTCAACTATGATGTTGTTGGGCCGATCTGTGAAAGCTCAGATTGCTTTGGGAAAGAGGTGACTTTGCCAGAGTCAAAAAGAGGAGATTTGATTGCGATACGTACTGCTGGTGCCTATGGTGAAGTTATGGCTTCGCGTTACAATCTTAGAGAAGAGATCCGTTATGTCTATAGCGACGAATTAGTGTAA
- a CDS encoding aspartate kinase: protein MKILKFGGTSVGSAERIKGLLDIVNPSERQVVVLSAVSGTTNALVEIGQAYLAGDKDLAKDLIKKHKDKYEDLIKELFKTEAGYKNGKSLIDSHFNFIESFANEIFTPVEDKIILAQGELMSTALFHFYLTEINVPSILLPALDFMKIDEDNEPVVDFITERLTPLLAKVPENTLFITQGFICRNSFGEVDNLRRGGSDYTASLIGAAIGAEEVQIWTDIDGMHNNDPRIVKNTSPIAHLSFDEAAELAYFGAKILHPQSVFPAQKYNVPVRLLNTMDPEATGTLISKEGGQKGSIRAIAAKDGITAIHIHSSRMLLAYGFLRRVFEIFERYKTPIDMITTSEVAVSVTIDDTKNLQDIIKEVEDFGTVSVDEHQTIVCVVGDFDLNTHGYAARVLDAVKHLPVRMISYGGSDYNVSVLLDTNHKVEALRSLHNRLF from the coding sequence ATGAAAATTTTAAAATTTGGTGGTACATCTGTCGGTAGTGCAGAACGCATCAAAGGGTTATTAGATATCGTAAACCCTTCTGAGCGTCAGGTTGTGGTGTTGTCAGCTGTGTCTGGGACAACAAATGCTTTAGTAGAAATTGGTCAAGCATATCTTGCAGGTGATAAAGACTTGGCAAAGGATTTAATAAAGAAGCATAAAGACAAGTACGAAGACCTTATTAAGGAATTGTTCAAAACTGAAGCGGGATATAAAAATGGTAAAAGCCTGATTGATTCTCATTTTAATTTTATTGAAAGCTTTGCTAATGAAATTTTTACTCCTGTGGAAGATAAAATCATCTTGGCGCAGGGAGAATTGATGTCTACTGCTTTATTTCATTTTTATTTGACAGAAATCAATGTTCCGTCTATTTTATTGCCGGCATTAGATTTTATGAAGATTGATGAAGACAATGAGCCCGTTGTAGATTTTATTACAGAAAGGTTGACACCTTTACTTGCTAAAGTACCAGAAAATACGTTATTCATTACTCAGGGATTTATTTGTCGTAATTCTTTTGGGGAAGTGGATAATTTACGACGTGGCGGTTCAGATTATACTGCCTCTTTAATTGGTGCAGCTATCGGTGCTGAGGAGGTTCAAATCTGGACTGATATTGACGGTATGCATAATAATGATCCTCGTATTGTTAAAAATACAAGTCCTATCGCACATTTGAGTTTTGATGAAGCAGCAGAGTTAGCTTATTTTGGAGCTAAAATTTTACATCCACAATCTGTTTTTCCGGCTCAGAAGTATAATGTTCCAGTTCGCTTGTTAAATACGATGGATCCAGAGGCAACCGGCACTCTTATTAGCAAAGAAGGTGGTCAAAAAGGGAGTATCCGTGCTATTGCTGCTAAAGATGGTATTACTGCCATTCATATCCATTCCTCTCGTATGCTATTAGCGTACGGATTCTTACGTCGTGTTTTCGAGATATTTGAGCGTTATAAAACACCAATTGATATGATTACAACTTCTGAAGTGGCTGTTTCGGTTACTATTGATGATACAAAAAATCTGCAAGATATTATCAAAGAGGTCGAGGATTTTGGAACAGTTTCAGTTGATGAGCATCAAACGATCGTATGTGTAGTAGGTGATTTTGACTTGAATACGCATGGATATGCTGCGCGTGTTTTAGATGCGGTAAAACACTTACCTGTACGTATGATTTCATATGGCGGTTCTGACTATAATGTTTCTGTTTTATTGGATACAAATCATAAAGTCGAGGCATTACGTTCATTACATAACCGTTTATTTTAA
- a CDS encoding D-2-hydroxyacid dehydrogenase: MRILANDGIDPAGKLLLENAGFEVDTNHIPQEELAEKLQAYDAITVRSATKVRQALIDVCPNLKVIGRGGVGMDNIDVEYARSRGIAVLNTPAASSLSVAELVFAHLLNGVRFLYDSNRQMPIVGESKFGALKKAYAGGTELRGKTLGVVGFGRIGRETAKIGLGLGMDVVYYDLADGPKTLTLSLTQGFEVELPVDQIAMEDLLKTSDFITLHVPFLDKPAIGQAEFALLKDQVGLVNAARGGVIDELALIEALDSGKVAFAGLDVFDNEPTPRIEILKHPKISLTPHIGAATNEAQERIGVELAQLIIENLKK; this comes from the coding sequence ATGAGAATATTAGCAAATGATGGTATTGATCCAGCAGGTAAATTACTTTTGGAGAATGCCGGATTTGAAGTAGATACAAATCATATACCGCAGGAAGAATTAGCGGAAAAATTACAGGCATACGACGCTATTACAGTGCGTAGTGCAACGAAAGTAAGACAAGCACTAATTGATGTTTGTCCAAATTTAAAAGTGATTGGACGTGGTGGTGTTGGTATGGATAATATCGATGTTGAATATGCGCGTTCGAGAGGAATAGCAGTATTAAACACGCCTGCGGCTTCTTCATTATCTGTGGCGGAATTGGTATTTGCTCATCTACTAAATGGTGTACGTTTTCTTTACGATTCCAACCGTCAGATGCCCATAGTAGGCGAGAGTAAATTTGGTGCTTTAAAAAAAGCATATGCTGGTGGAACTGAACTTAGGGGTAAAACTTTAGGTGTTGTTGGTTTCGGTCGTATCGGTCGTGAGACTGCAAAAATTGGATTAGGTCTGGGAATGGACGTTGTGTACTACGATCTTGCCGATGGTCCTAAAACATTAACGTTGTCTTTAACACAGGGATTTGAAGTCGAGCTGCCTGTAGATCAGATAGCAATGGAGGATTTATTAAAAACATCTGATTTTATTACGCTACATGTTCCATTCTTAGATAAACCGGCAATTGGTCAAGCTGAATTTGCGCTATTAAAAGATCAGGTCGGTTTAGTGAATGCTGCTCGAGGTGGTGTGATTGATGAACTTGCTTTGATTGAAGCGTTAGATTCAGGTAAAGTTGCATTTGCTGGTTTGGATGTGTTTGACAATGAGCCTACTCCGCGAATAGAGATTTTAAAACATCCAAAAATTTCGTTGACGCCCCATATTGGAGCGGCTACAAATGAGGCACAAGAACGTATAGGTGTTGAATTGGCACAGTTGATTATCGAGAATCTTAAGAAGTAA
- the serC gene encoding 3-phosphoserine/phosphohydroxythreonine transaminase — MKHNFGAGPCILPKEVFQEASQAVIDFNNTGLSILEISHRSKEFEAVLDETTKLVRELLNVPQGYSILFLQGGASLQFAMVAMNLLPESGKAAYLDTGVWASKAIKEAKKIGAVEVVASSSDKNYTYIPKQFTVPADASYFHYTSNNTIYGTEVFDVPVSNAPIVVDMSSDILSREINVSDFDLIYAGAQKNMGPAGATLVVVKDEILGKTGRVIPSILDYSAHIAADSMYNTPPVFSIFVSLLNLRWLKAKGGVAVIEQENIIKARTLYDEIDRNPFFRGTAALEDRSRMNVTFIMDSAELEAEFLALAKERELIGIKGHRSVGGFRASIYNALTISSINALVDAMKEFEELKNKI; from the coding sequence ATGAAACATAATTTTGGAGCAGGTCCTTGCATTCTGCCAAAGGAAGTTTTTCAAGAAGCTTCACAAGCTGTAATTGATTTTAATAATACAGGTTTATCCATCTTAGAGATTTCGCATCGTTCCAAAGAATTTGAGGCGGTATTGGATGAAACTACTAAATTGGTTCGCGAATTGTTAAATGTACCGCAAGGATATTCCATTTTGTTCTTACAAGGAGGGGCGAGTTTGCAATTTGCTATGGTAGCGATGAACTTATTGCCAGAAAGTGGTAAAGCTGCTTATTTGGATACTGGAGTTTGGGCTTCTAAAGCGATTAAAGAGGCTAAGAAGATCGGAGCTGTAGAGGTAGTTGCGTCATCGAGCGATAAGAACTACACTTATATACCAAAACAGTTTACTGTTCCTGCAGATGCGTCTTACTTTCATTATACATCGAATAACACAATTTATGGTACTGAAGTGTTTGATGTACCAGTTTCAAATGCACCCATAGTGGTTGATATGTCTTCAGATATTTTGAGTCGTGAGATTAATGTTTCTGATTTTGATTTAATTTATGCTGGTGCACAGAAAAATATGGGACCTGCAGGTGCTACTTTAGTAGTTGTAAAAGATGAGATTTTAGGTAAAACGGGTCGAGTTATTCCATCAATATTGGATTATTCTGCACATATAGCTGCAGATTCTATGTACAATACTCCACCTGTATTTTCTATCTTCGTCTCGTTGCTCAACTTACGTTGGTTGAAAGCTAAGGGGGGGGTAGCAGTTATTGAGCAAGAGAATATCATCAAAGCACGTACTTTGTATGATGAAATTGATCGCAATCCATTCTTCAGAGGAACTGCTGCATTGGAAGATCGTTCTCGTATGAATGTTACCTTTATCATGGATTCTGCAGAGTTAGAAGCAGAGTTTTTGGCTTTGGCAAAAGAGCGTGAGTTGATCGGTATCAAAGGGCATCGTTCAGTTGGTGGTTTTAGAGCTTCTATTTACAATGCACTAACGATCAGTAGTATCAATGCATTGGTAGATGCGATGAAGGAGTTTGAAGAATTGAAAAATAAAATCTAA
- the icd gene encoding NADP-dependent isocitrate dehydrogenase, whose product MASKITKSLHGSLHVPDQPIIPFIIGDGIGPDIWHASVRVFNRAVEVAYGGKRKIDWKEVLAGEKAFDMTGEWLPQETLDILKEYLIGIKGPLTTPIGGGIRSLNVALRKELDLFVCQRPTKWYEGVPSPVKHPEYVNMVIFRENTEDIYAGIEFAAGSSDAAKLQDFLHDELHVDYNFSTGTGVGIKLVSELGSKRLIRAAIEHALEHKLPSVTLVHKGNIMKFTEGAFKNWGYELAETEFAHQTYTWGQWERTKIEKGDAAANAEQQEAMAAGKLLIKDVIADNFLQQILLNPRDYSVIATLNLNGDYISDALAAIVGGIGIAPGANINYNTGHAVFEATHGTAPRFANTDTMNPSSVILSGVMMLEYMGWQEAADMIVKALSETIKDKTVTIDFYNLMENATLVKTSSFADHIIEKL is encoded by the coding sequence ATGGCGAGTAAAATAACAAAGTCTTTGCATGGATCGTTGCACGTGCCCGATCAACCGATTATTCCTTTTATTATTGGAGATGGAATAGGTCCCGATATTTGGCATGCTTCTGTGCGTGTATTCAATCGTGCTGTGGAGGTGGCTTACGGTGGTAAAAGAAAGATCGATTGGAAAGAGGTATTGGCTGGTGAAAAAGCTTTTGATATGACTGGAGAGTGGTTGCCACAAGAAACGCTGGATATATTGAAGGAATATTTGATCGGTATTAAGGGGCCTTTGACAACACCTATTGGCGGAGGCATCCGTTCTTTAAATGTGGCTTTACGTAAAGAACTTGATTTATTTGTTTGTCAGCGACCGACTAAGTGGTATGAAGGTGTGCCTTCACCAGTGAAACATCCCGAATATGTGAATATGGTCATATTTCGTGAAAATACAGAAGATATCTATGCTGGAATCGAATTTGCCGCTGGTTCATCAGATGCAGCTAAACTTCAAGATTTCTTACATGATGAACTTCATGTTGATTATAATTTTTCTACAGGTACGGGTGTGGGAATTAAGTTGGTTTCGGAATTAGGATCTAAACGATTGATCCGTGCAGCTATTGAGCACGCCCTAGAACACAAGCTTCCTTCGGTTACTTTGGTACATAAAGGTAATATTATGAAATTTACAGAGGGAGCATTTAAGAACTGGGGTTATGAACTCGCTGAGACAGAATTTGCACATCAGACCTATACTTGGGGTCAGTGGGAACGTACCAAAATAGAAAAAGGTGATGCCGCTGCTAATGCTGAGCAGCAAGAAGCTATGGCAGCTGGTAAATTATTGATTAAAGATGTAATTGCCGATAATTTCTTGCAACAGATTTTATTGAATCCACGTGATTACTCGGTGATCGCCACTTTAAATCTCAATGGAGATTATATATCTGATGCTTTAGCGGCTATAGTAGGTGGTATCGGTATAGCTCCTGGAGCAAATATCAATTATAATACAGGTCATGCTGTTTTTGAGGCTACACATGGAACTGCGCCCCGTTTTGCGAATACGGATACCATGAATCCCTCATCTGTTATTTTGAGCGGTGTGATGATGTTAGAATATATGGGATGGCAGGAAGCTGCTGATATGATTGTTAAAGCATTGAGCGAGACCATAAAAGATAAAACTGTAACTATAGATTTCTACAATTTAATGGAGAATGCTACACTTGTTAAAACGAGTTCGTTTGCTGATCATATTATTGAAAAGTTGTAA
- a CDS encoding cation:proton antiporter: MNRNVLDHLSHAFEAPLKSPVLIFALVLFIILLSPILLRSIKVPGIIGLIISGVVIGPHGLNWLEKNSAVDLFSTIGLLYIMFIAGLELDMNEFKKTKHKSLWFGFFTFIIPIAIGFPVCYYFLDYGILASILISSMFATHTLVSYPIVNSYGISKNEAVAITIGGTILTDTAVLIILAVITGASQGNIGQEFWVTLGVSFAIFLFIMFGVIPRIAKWFFERIESEKTSHYIFILSIVFFAAFLSEIAGLEPIIGAFVAGLALNKLIPHSSALMNRIEFIGNAIFIPFFLISVGMIVDVSVLLRGPEALIIAATLTLVAILGKWGAAWITQLVFKYSAGQRNVIFGLSSSHAAATLAVIMVGYKNEIIDENVLNGTILLILVTCIVASIVTEGASKKIVMDGDQDESHINIVKEHDEHILIPLANMENMQPLLDFATLMRSKKSHYPISIVSVVKDNEQAEKNMAIARKNLDNIVKYASGSETEVNIATTIDFNIPSGISRTAKDVMADCILLGWPSASNFVDKIVGEKSESILNRTSANVMMCRFKKPFITHNKIIVFVPPLAQSEFGFEYWVEKVLKLGQELTISVTFVCDERTEIATKAFLDEIKNSVPVNYKMYDDWDHIQGLASFREDNALLFYVSSRYGEVSYRDSLDGLAKKLESIHENVVLVFPSRVDNQHIDEYEDVQAAPIFRKISKEIGNMFNKDK, from the coding sequence ATGAATAGAAACGTATTAGATCACTTATCGCATGCTTTTGAAGCACCTTTAAAAAGTCCAGTACTCATTTTCGCGCTTGTCTTATTTATTATTTTATTGTCTCCTATTTTATTACGTTCCATTAAAGTCCCTGGTATTATAGGTTTGATTATCTCTGGAGTGGTCATTGGTCCACACGGATTGAACTGGTTGGAGAAAAATTCGGCAGTAGATCTGTTTTCGACAATCGGTTTGCTCTATATTATGTTTATTGCTGGCTTGGAACTGGATATGAATGAATTTAAAAAAACAAAGCATAAAAGTTTATGGTTTGGTTTTTTTACTTTTATTATTCCCATAGCCATCGGTTTTCCAGTATGTTATTATTTTCTGGATTATGGTATTTTGGCTAGTATATTGATTTCAAGTATGTTTGCGACACATACATTGGTGTCATATCCTATTGTCAATAGTTATGGTATTTCGAAAAATGAAGCTGTAGCTATTACTATTGGTGGTACCATATTGACTGATACCGCAGTATTGATTATTCTGGCTGTGATCACAGGTGCTTCCCAAGGTAATATCGGTCAAGAGTTTTGGGTTACCTTAGGTGTATCGTTTGCTATCTTCCTTTTTATCATGTTTGGTGTTATCCCTCGTATTGCCAAATGGTTTTTCGAACGTATTGAAAGTGAAAAAACTTCTCACTATATTTTTATTTTATCTATTGTATTTTTCGCGGCTTTTTTGTCCGAGATAGCGGGGCTTGAACCTATTATAGGAGCATTCGTTGCTGGCTTGGCATTGAATAAGTTGATTCCCCATTCTTCGGCACTGATGAATCGGATTGAGTTTATTGGAAATGCGATTTTCATTCCTTTTTTCTTGATTAGTGTGGGGATGATTGTTGATGTAAGCGTTTTATTGCGCGGTCCAGAAGCTTTAATTATAGCTGCTACATTGACATTAGTTGCTATATTAGGTAAATGGGGTGCGGCATGGATCACACAATTAGTCTTTAAATATTCAGCAGGACAACGTAACGTTATCTTTGGGTTGAGTAGTTCACATGCGGCGGCAACTTTGGCTGTGATAATGGTCGGTTATAAAAATGAGATCATTGATGAAAATGTTTTGAACGGTACGATCTTATTGATTTTAGTGACGTGTATAGTAGCAAGTATTGTGACGGAGGGAGCATCTAAAAAAATTGTAATGGATGGTGATCAAGATGAGAGCCATATCAATATTGTAAAAGAACATGACGAGCATATTTTGATTCCATTGGCAAATATGGAGAATATGCAGCCGCTTTTGGACTTTGCTACTTTGATGCGTAGTAAAAAGTCACATTATCCGATCAGTATTGTTTCTGTTGTAAAGGATAATGAGCAGGCGGAGAAAAATATGGCAATTGCTCGTAAAAACTTGGATAATATTGTTAAATATGCTTCAGGAAGTGAGACTGAAGTCAATATTGCAACAACCATTGATTTCAATATCCCAAGTGGTATCAGTCGAACCGCAAAAGATGTGATGGCTGATTGTATCTTGTTGGGATGGCCGAGCGCAAGCAATTTTGTGGATAAAATCGTTGGCGAGAAGTCTGAAAGCATTTTAAATCGTACTTCTGCTAATGTCATGATGTGTCGATTTAAAAAGCCATTTATTACCCATAATAAGATTATTGTATTTGTACCGCCTTTGGCGCAGTCTGAATTTGGTTTTGAGTATTGGGTTGAGAAGGTGCTTAAATTAGGACAGGAGCTTACTATTTCGGTCACTTTTGTGTGTGATGAGCGTACAGAAATCGCTACTAAAGCATTTCTAGATGAAATCAAAAATTCAGTTCCAGTCAATTATAAGATGTATGATGATTGGGATCATATACAGGGACTAGCATCATTTAGAGAGGATAACGCACTTCTATTTTACGTGTCTTCACGTTACGGGGAAGTGTCATATCGAGATTCTTTGGATGGTTTGGCAAAGAAATTGGAAAGTATCCATGAAAATGTGGTATTAGTATTTCCTAGTCGAGTAGACAATCAACATATTGATGAATATGAAGATGTACAAGCGGCGCCGATTTTTAGAAAAATCAGTAAGGAAATTGGGAACATGTTCAATAAAGATAAATAA
- a CDS encoding ABC transporter permease: MNFPYFLAKRITFLGKRTFSKLIVRITIGAIALAIAAIILSVGVLRGFKSEITGKQRGFFGDIIVLRYDLNNSYENSPIALDSLQLDSVRNHENVVGISSFATKPGIINVNDEVEGVLLKGVDAGYDQRYLKNILVEGDTLNFNKNEGAGEQILISKYLANRLMLKVGDDFIMYFVQQPIRKRKFEIKGIYNSGSEELDKVYVIGSLNLIRRLNNLDSTAVGGYEVRIHDFSKLQQTTNEIDDIVPVDMHAVSIRDQVPDIFQWLDLLDMNTTIIFILVTLVAIINMVSALLITILERTSMIGILKALGFHNTGVRRVFMYNALYLIGVGLLLGNFIGLGLYFFQDYTHFFKLDEQTYYISYVAVKLYWTDIVLINISLVVIGMLALFIPSLLITKISPIRAISFK; encoded by the coding sequence TTGAATTTTCCATACTTTTTAGCCAAGAGAATCACTTTTTTAGGAAAAAGAACTTTTTCTAAATTAATCGTGCGCATTACCATAGGGGCAATAGCCTTGGCAATCGCGGCGATCATTCTTTCTGTGGGTGTATTGCGGGGATTCAAATCAGAAATTACGGGCAAGCAACGTGGTTTCTTTGGAGATATTATCGTTCTTCGTTATGATCTCAACAATTCTTATGAAAATTCACCGATTGCTTTAGATTCGTTGCAATTAGATTCCGTTAGAAATCATGAAAATGTGGTTGGTATCAGTTCTTTTGCTACTAAACCAGGAATTATCAATGTCAACGATGAGGTCGAGGGAGTTTTGCTAAAAGGAGTAGATGCGGGCTATGATCAACGTTATTTAAAAAATATACTAGTTGAAGGTGATACGTTAAATTTTAATAAGAATGAAGGTGCTGGAGAACAGATTTTGATTTCTAAATATTTAGCGAACAGACTGATGCTTAAGGTCGGCGATGATTTTATCATGTACTTTGTGCAACAGCCTATTCGGAAACGTAAATTTGAAATCAAAGGTATTTATAACTCGGGTTCTGAAGAGTTGGATAAGGTGTATGTCATCGGTTCTCTTAATTTGATTAGGAGACTCAATAATTTGGATAGTACAGCTGTTGGGGGATATGAAGTACGCATTCATGACTTCTCTAAATTGCAACAAACAACGAATGAAATTGATGATATTGTACCTGTAGATATGCATGCTGTAAGTATTCGTGATCAAGTACCTGATATCTTTCAATGGTTAGATTTGCTTGATATGAATACCACAATAATCTTTATACTGGTGACTTTAGTAGCGATCATCAATATGGTTTCAGCTTTACTGATCACCATTTTGGAACGTACTTCGATGATTGGAATTCTAAAGGCGTTGGGCTTTCATAATACTGGTGTACGACGAGTGTTTATGTACAATGCGCTATATTTGATTGGTGTAGGGCTATTGTTAGGTAATTTTATCGGATTAGGTCTATATTTCTTCCAAGATTATACCCATTTCTTCAAATTGGATGAACAGACTTATTACATCTCTTATGTGGCGGTTAAACTATACTGGACCGATATTGTGCTGATCAATATTTCATTGGTCGTGATTGGTATGTTAGCGTTGTTTATTCCTTCTCTATTGATTACTAAAATCAGTCCTATTCGCGCGATTTCTTTTAAATAA